CGTAGTAGACGGTGAGGAGGTAGCCGCTCTGGGACAGCGCGCCGATCACGCACTGCCGCAGCACGTCGCGCGCCGTCAGCCCGCGCCAGGCCGAACGGGCGCGGGTGACGGCGACCGCGCCCAGGACCAGCGCCAGGGGCAGGAAACGCCACATCAGGATCGTGACGGCGTCGGCGCTGCCGGCCCCGAGCTTCGCGCCGATGAAGCCGGAGCTCCAGCAGACGACGAACGCGACGGCGAGGAGCAGGTTCATGGCAGGACACCGCCCTTGGGCGAGGAGACAGGTATACCGATCTGTTTACTCACCTCGACCACTATACAGAGCGGTATACTTTTCGCCATGAGCCGGAGCACGAACAGCGGCAACCCGCGGGCGCGGCCGGCGCCGCCGCCTCGCCGGATCGTTCTGACCCCCGGCGCGCGCCGCGCCCTGGACGCGGCGTCGCGGCTCTTCTACGAACGCGGCATCCACGCCGTCGGCGTCGACCTCATCGCCGCCGAGGCCGGGGTCACCAAGAAGACGCTCTACGACCGGTTCGGCTCGAAGGAGCAGATCGTCGTCGAGTATCTGGCCGGCCGTGACGAGCGCTGGCGCGCCTTCCTGGACGAGCGGCTGGCCGCCGCTCCGCCGTCACCCGCCGAGCACGTCCTCGCCGTCTTCGCGGCCTCGCGGGACTGGGTGGCCGAGAACGGCTCGCGCGGGTGCAGCATGGTCAACGCCCATGCGGAGATCGACGATCCGGAGCATCCGGCGTACGCGGTCATCACCGGCCAGAAGGCCTGGATGCTGGAGCTGTTCACCACGCTCGCCCGGGAGGTCACGGCGCCGGGCGAGGCCACCGGGTCCGAGGACGCCGACCGCCTCGCCCGTACGCTCATGCTCCTCCACGAGGGCGCGCTCGTCGCTCACGGCCTCGGCATCTTCCCCGACGCCGTCGGGTTCGCCCGCGAACAGGCGCGCGCCGTGCTCGCGCCGTACTCATGACCGGCGGCCGGACTCCCCCGCGCGCCCCGACCGCCACCACCGGCCCGGCATCGTCCAGGCCCGGTCCCCCGGCAGTGCGAGCGACGCCGGCAGCAGTACGCCCCGGACGACCGTCGCGTCGATGAGGATCGCCACCGCCATCCCGGTGCCGAGCATCTTGTACTCGACCGAGGACAGCGTCGT
This window of the Streptomyces niveus genome carries:
- a CDS encoding TetR/AcrR family transcriptional regulator, with protein sequence MSRSTNSGNPRARPAPPPRRIVLTPGARRALDAASRLFYERGIHAVGVDLIAAEAGVTKKTLYDRFGSKEQIVVEYLAGRDERWRAFLDERLAAAPPSPAEHVLAVFAASRDWVAENGSRGCSMVNAHAEIDDPEHPAYAVITGQKAWMLELFTTLAREVTAPGEATGSEDADRLARTLMLLHEGALVAHGLGIFPDAVGFAREQARAVLAPYS